A single window of Agromyces aureus DNA harbors:
- a CDS encoding NAD-dependent epimerase/dehydratase family protein — MSGRSGASGTNRSYQARWDRISEGEQPLTTRRRAHRFTAESESMSRIAVSGANGFLGWHTRCAIEGLGHSSAAFRVGDGFSPTAAASAIDGASRLVHLAGVNRGSDAEVHDENERFARQVAEALRLAEEPPPVVVFANSIQAELGNVYGEAKRRSAGIIAAACEAVGVEFVDVRLPNLFGEHGRPFYNSFVATFSDLLARGGTPVVEGDREVPLLHAQAAAAALLGTGSIDDHLVPMRVSSVLADLSRFARDYAHGTIPALESSFQRDLFNTYRSFDFGIRQMIPLTRHADARGSFFEITRSVGGAGQSSFSTTRPGVTRGDHYHARKIERFTVVRGTAVIRLQRLFSDDIVQLHVSGDEPVAVDMPTFWSHNITNTGADDLYTNFWINEIYVPEDPDTYPKAIPV, encoded by the coding sequence ATGAGCGGTCGGTCGGGGGCGTCTGGCACGAACCGATCCTACCAAGCACGCTGGGATAGGATCTCGGAGGGCGAACAGCCCCTCACCACGCGCAGACGCGCCCACCGATTCACAGCAGAGAGCGAGTCCATGTCACGTATCGCGGTGTCTGGCGCCAACGGGTTCTTGGGCTGGCACACACGGTGCGCGATCGAGGGCCTTGGGCACTCGTCTGCTGCATTCCGCGTGGGCGACGGGTTCTCGCCGACTGCGGCGGCATCCGCCATTGACGGCGCGAGCCGCCTCGTGCATCTCGCCGGCGTCAATCGCGGAAGCGATGCCGAGGTGCACGACGAGAACGAACGGTTCGCCCGTCAGGTCGCAGAAGCCCTTCGGCTCGCCGAAGAACCACCACCGGTCGTGGTCTTCGCGAACTCGATCCAGGCCGAGTTGGGGAACGTCTACGGCGAAGCGAAACGACGCTCGGCCGGCATCATCGCCGCCGCCTGCGAAGCGGTCGGAGTCGAGTTCGTCGACGTCCGACTGCCGAATCTCTTCGGAGAGCACGGTCGTCCGTTCTACAACTCCTTCGTCGCGACGTTCAGTGACCTGCTCGCGCGAGGCGGGACGCCGGTCGTCGAAGGGGATCGAGAGGTTCCGCTCCTCCACGCCCAGGCCGCGGCGGCCGCACTTCTCGGCACAGGCAGCATCGACGATCACCTGGTGCCGATGCGCGTCTCCTCCGTCCTGGCGGACCTGTCTCGATTCGCACGGGACTATGCGCACGGCACGATCCCAGCTCTCGAGTCCTCGTTCCAACGCGATCTGTTCAACACGTATCGGTCATTCGACTTCGGCATCCGACAGATGATCCCGCTCACGAGGCACGCGGATGCCCGCGGCTCGTTCTTCGAGATCACGAGATCGGTCGGCGGTGCCGGGCAGTCCTCGTTCTCGACGACACGTCCGGGCGTGACCCGCGGCGATCACTACCACGCACGGAAGATCGAGCGCTTCACGGTCGTGCGCGGAACGGCGGTCATCCGGCTCCAACGACTGTTCAGCGATGACATCGTTCAGCTCCACGTGAGCGGCGACGAGCCGGTCGCCGTCGACATGCCGACCTTCTGGTCCCACAACATCACCAACACCGGCGCCGACGACCTCTACACGAACTTCTGGATCAACGAGATCTACGTGCCCGAAGACCCCGACACCTACCCGAAAGCTATTCCCGTATGA
- the wecB gene encoding non-hydrolyzing UDP-N-acetylglucosamine 2-epimerase: MSSRLKVLTVVGTRPEIIRLAATIKRLDDTTEHVLVHTGQNYDYELNEVFFEDLGLRRPDHFLGADVSSLGAVLGSILASVERVLIAERPDAVVVLGDTNSCISALMARRLKIPVYHLEAGNRCFDENVPEEVNRKLVDHVSDYNLVYTEHARRNLLAEGIHPSRILLTGSPMREVLDANRASIEASTVLEREGLTSDGYFLVSLHREENVDNPERLASLLSALNELSAQYALPVLVSTHPRTRNRLESQDPALTASLVFHAPFGFHDYVHLQQHARLVLSDSGTISEESAILKFPAVSLRDAIERPEAIDTGVTITTGVGAESILDAVAVTISQCAAEGVGAAPWEYEIADASRRAANFILSTAPTHHQRAGIRIATPVERG, from the coding sequence ATGAGCAGCCGCCTGAAAGTTCTGACCGTCGTCGGTACGCGCCCCGAGATCATCCGGTTGGCCGCGACGATCAAACGCCTCGACGACACCACCGAGCACGTCCTCGTCCACACCGGTCAGAACTACGACTACGAGCTGAACGAGGTCTTCTTCGAGGACCTCGGCCTCCGGCGACCCGACCACTTCCTCGGCGCAGATGTCTCCTCGCTCGGCGCCGTCCTCGGATCGATCCTCGCGTCCGTCGAGCGTGTCCTGATCGCCGAAAGACCCGACGCAGTCGTCGTGCTCGGCGACACCAACAGCTGCATTTCCGCCCTCATGGCACGCCGGCTGAAGATCCCGGTGTACCACCTCGAGGCCGGCAACCGGTGCTTCGATGAGAACGTGCCCGAGGAGGTCAACCGCAAACTCGTCGATCACGTTTCCGATTACAACCTCGTCTACACGGAGCACGCCCGGCGGAATCTCCTCGCCGAGGGGATCCACCCTTCGCGCATCCTGCTGACGGGTTCGCCGATGCGCGAGGTACTCGATGCGAACCGAGCCTCGATCGAGGCGAGCACGGTGCTCGAACGCGAGGGCCTCACGTCAGACGGCTACTTCCTGGTGAGCCTTCACCGTGAAGAGAACGTCGACAATCCGGAGCGTCTCGCTTCGCTACTCTCGGCGCTCAATGAGCTCTCGGCGCAGTACGCACTGCCGGTCCTCGTCTCCACGCACCCCAGAACCCGGAATCGGCTCGAATCGCAGGATCCAGCACTCACGGCCTCGCTCGTCTTCCACGCGCCGTTCGGCTTCCACGACTACGTGCACCTGCAGCAGCATGCACGACTCGTGCTCTCCGACAGCGGCACCATCAGCGAGGAATCCGCCATCCTGAAGTTCCCGGCCGTCTCGCTCCGTGATGCGATCGAACGCCCCGAGGCGATCGACACCGGCGTGACGATCACGACCGGGGTCGGGGCAGAGAGCATCCTCGACGCCGTGGCTGTGACGATCAGCCAGTGTGCTGCCGAAGGTGTGGGCGCGGCTCCGTGGGAGTACGAGATCGCCGATGCGTCGCGCCGCGCCGCGAACTTCATCCTCTCGACGGCCCCGACGCACCATCAGCGCGCAGGCATCCGCATCGCGACTCCGGTCGAACGAGGTTGA
- a CDS encoding glycosyltransferase family 4 protein → MKILFVHEVNYTEKVIFEMHEFPELLALRGHDVSFFHFPERPAVVRRSLRTSVVEIPGRVHPGARIRLITPPTLGGGTLDRYLAPILGLPALRREIVHGGYDLIVLYAVPTTGWQTVSIARRHGVPVVFRALDVSHGIRDTPVSALIKLAERHVYRGADALSANNPAMARYCIEASGRTGPTRVDLAPVDLSHFEREVQADIRPRLGLSAGDRVLLYMGTFFPFSGLDIVVRGLPALIARDPSIRLVLVGGGELESTLRATVEELGLERHVLFTGIVPYAELPEYLAAADVGLNPFEPGLVTDIAIPHKVLQYMASGLPVVSTDLEGLHGVLGDESGVTFVAGPADVADAAYGLATIDRAMLASIADRQRRFAHSTFSEESAVSAFEEHLRTVG, encoded by the coding sequence ATGAAAATCCTCTTCGTGCACGAGGTGAACTACACCGAGAAGGTCATCTTCGAGATGCATGAGTTCCCCGAACTCCTCGCGCTCCGCGGGCATGACGTGTCGTTCTTCCATTTCCCCGAGCGTCCCGCGGTCGTCCGGCGTTCGCTTCGCACCTCGGTCGTCGAGATCCCCGGACGAGTGCACCCCGGCGCACGCATCCGTCTCATCACTCCGCCGACCCTCGGGGGCGGAACGCTCGATCGATACCTGGCTCCGATCCTCGGCCTCCCGGCGCTCAGACGAGAGATCGTCCACGGCGGGTACGACCTGATCGTCCTCTACGCTGTGCCCACCACTGGTTGGCAGACGGTATCGATCGCTCGCCGACACGGCGTCCCGGTCGTCTTCCGCGCGTTGGATGTCTCGCACGGCATTCGCGATACACCGGTGTCCGCGCTGATCAAGCTCGCCGAGCGCCATGTCTACCGTGGGGCGGACGCGTTGTCGGCGAACAACCCCGCCATGGCCAGATACTGCATCGAGGCGTCGGGTCGCACGGGTCCCACCCGGGTCGACCTCGCCCCGGTGGATCTCAGCCACTTCGAACGCGAGGTCCAGGCCGACATCCGACCACGGCTTGGCTTGAGTGCGGGTGATCGCGTGCTGCTCTACATGGGCACGTTCTTCCCCTTCTCCGGACTCGACATCGTCGTACGCGGCCTGCCGGCGCTCATCGCCCGCGATCCCTCCATTCGACTGGTTCTCGTCGGCGGCGGCGAGCTCGAGAGCACCCTTCGTGCCACCGTCGAAGAGCTCGGCCTTGAACGGCACGTGCTCTTTACCGGAATCGTGCCGTACGCCGAACTTCCGGAGTACCTCGCGGCGGCGGATGTCGGTCTGAACCCGTTCGAGCCTGGGCTCGTCACCGACATCGCGATCCCTCACAAGGTTCTGCAGTACATGGCGTCAGGTCTCCCGGTGGTCTCGACGGATCTCGAGGGTCTTCACGGCGTGCTCGGCGACGAATCCGGGGTCACCTTCGTCGCGGGCCCCGCCGACGTCGCCGACGCAGCGTACGGACTTGCGACGATCGACCGGGCGATGCTGGCGAGCATCGCCGATCGCCAGCGTCGATTCGCACACTCGACCTTCTCGGAGGAATCGGCGGTCAGCGCCTTCGAAGAGCACCTCCGCACGGTGGGATAG
- a CDS encoding polysaccharide biosynthesis protein: protein MSSQITDAVVTITGGTGSFGSTMAKSLLAEGAAEVRIFSRDEAKQDAMRHAIGDPRLRFYIGDVRNEKSVQQVIRGTDLVFHAAALKQVPSCEFFPLEAVATNIQGSANVLHASIDAGVRSVVCLSTDKAVYPINAMGMSKALMEKTAMSIARANQDSDTTISVTRYGNVMHSRGSVIPLFLEQLRSGRPLTVTDPNMTRFLMSLAESVDLVKYAFSEATTGDLFVRKAPASTVGALLSGVARVAGVSDHEVNVIGVRHGEKLYESLLSSEERANAEDRGGYFRVPLDTRSLDYTPYFEAGEGENAPDEAYTSHNTERLDVDGVVALLETLPEIQALQAGRS, encoded by the coding sequence ATGAGCAGTCAGATCACGGATGCCGTCGTCACCATCACGGGAGGAACCGGATCGTTCGGCTCGACGATGGCGAAATCGCTGCTTGCCGAAGGCGCAGCGGAAGTCCGGATCTTCAGTCGTGACGAAGCCAAGCAGGACGCCATGCGGCACGCCATCGGAGACCCGAGGCTTCGGTTCTACATCGGCGATGTCCGCAATGAGAAGAGCGTCCAGCAGGTGATCCGCGGGACCGATCTGGTCTTCCACGCGGCCGCACTCAAGCAGGTCCCGTCGTGCGAGTTCTTCCCGCTCGAAGCCGTGGCAACGAACATCCAGGGCAGCGCGAACGTTCTCCACGCATCGATCGATGCCGGTGTGAGATCCGTCGTCTGCCTGAGCACTGACAAGGCCGTCTACCCGATCAATGCGATGGGAATGTCGAAGGCGCTCATGGAGAAGACGGCGATGTCCATCGCGCGAGCAAACCAGGATTCCGACACTACGATCTCCGTGACGCGCTACGGAAACGTCATGCACTCGCGGGGCTCCGTGATTCCCCTGTTCCTCGAGCAGCTTCGGTCCGGCCGTCCGCTGACGGTCACCGACCCCAACATGACCCGATTCCTGATGTCGCTCGCGGAGTCCGTCGACCTCGTCAAGTACGCCTTCAGCGAAGCCACCACCGGTGACCTGTTCGTCAGAAAGGCACCGGCTTCGACGGTCGGGGCGCTCCTCTCGGGGGTCGCCCGGGTCGCGGGAGTCTCGGATCACGAGGTCAACGTGATCGGCGTGCGACACGGTGAGAAGCTGTACGAATCGCTCCTCAGCTCTGAAGAGCGTGCGAATGCCGAGGACCGCGGCGGATACTTCCGGGTGCCGCTCGATACGCGCTCACTTGACTACACACCGTACTTCGAGGCGGGCGAGGGCGAGAACGCCCCCGATGAGGCGTATACCTCGCACAACACCGAACGACTCGACGTCGACGGCGTCGTGGCGCTGCTCGAAACGCTTCCCGAGATCCAGGCGCTCCAGGCCGGCCGTTCCTGA